One genomic region from Evansella sp. LMS18 encodes:
- the fdhD gene encoding formate dehydrogenase accessory sulfurtransferase FdhD has product MYNVKEIQPVTKYEDGMLHEMEDSIATEYPLTVYVNGEEFATMVCTPTNMEELIVGFLASDGLIRFPDEIESLSIDESKGFAYVDLKNKSISGESFSNKRFIGSCCGKSRQFYFQHDAKTAKTITSRTTITVENCIKLMREMQEGSSDFQETGGLHNTALCSTDGVILSRSDIGRHNALDKIYGHCLLNNVSLKEKIIVFSGRISSEVLLKVSKIGVGIILSKSAPTTLAIELAEDLGITAVGFVRGNRLNIYSHPDRIINEVN; this is encoded by the coding sequence ATGTACAATGTAAAGGAAATTCAGCCAGTTACGAAATATGAAGATGGTATGCTGCATGAAATGGAAGATTCGATAGCAACGGAGTACCCGTTAACCGTATACGTTAACGGGGAAGAGTTTGCGACTATGGTTTGCACACCGACAAACATGGAAGAACTTATAGTGGGCTTCCTGGCTTCAGACGGGCTGATTCGTTTTCCGGATGAAATTGAATCTCTTTCAATAGACGAATCAAAAGGCTTTGCATATGTAGATTTAAAAAACAAGTCCATTTCAGGCGAATCGTTTTCAAATAAGCGCTTTATTGGCTCCTGCTGCGGCAAGAGCAGGCAGTTTTATTTCCAGCATGACGCCAAGACAGCTAAAACCATTACAAGCAGAACAACCATTACAGTGGAAAACTGTATTAAGCTGATGCGTGAAATGCAGGAAGGATCCTCCGATTTTCAGGAAACAGGAGGCCTCCACAATACGGCCCTCTGTTCAACTGACGGGGTAATCCTTTCCAGGTCCGATATTGGGCGCCATAATGCCCTTGATAAAATATATGGACACTGCCTGCTAAATAATGTAAGTTTAAAAGAAAAGATCATCGTTTTCAGCGGAAGGATTTCTTCTGAAGTCCTTCTGAAAGTCTCAAAAATCGGAGTAGGAATAATCCTTTCCAAGTCAGCGCCGACAACACTTGCCATCGAGCTGGCGGAAGATCTGGGGATTACTGCTGTAGGTTTCGTTCGCGGCAACAGGTTAAACATCTACAGCCATCCTGATCGGATTATTAACGAAGTTAACTGA
- the moaA gene encoding GTP 3',8-cyclase MoaA, with protein MSGQKLKIFDSLARPLKDLRISVTDQCNFRCSYCMPAEIFGPDFPFLKQTELLSFDEIVRLVRQFAKMGVEKLRITGGEPLLRKDLHLLIRELNKVEGIKDIALTTNGVFLPKQADKLRAAGLKRINVSLDAIEDEVFKKMNGRNVGTGPVLKGIAAAQKAGLGVKVNTVVKKGANESQIIPLASHFKGSGVVLRFIEFMDVGNTNGWNYESVVTKKEIVERISEVFPLETADANYYGEVADRFEYKDGTGEVGVISSVSDSFCSSCTRARLSADGKLYTCLFASSGTDIRELVRSGADDQEILANLVAVWEKRDDRYSDERQEEALSGAGTGSSTGRKQRRKIEMSYIGG; from the coding sequence ATGAGTGGGCAGAAACTTAAAATTTTTGATTCGTTAGCCCGTCCATTGAAAGATTTGCGAATTTCAGTTACTGACCAGTGCAATTTCAGATGCTCCTACTGTATGCCTGCAGAAATATTCGGTCCGGATTTTCCGTTTTTAAAACAAACAGAGCTGCTGTCTTTCGATGAAATCGTACGTCTCGTACGCCAGTTTGCAAAAATGGGAGTGGAAAAACTCCGCATCACAGGCGGGGAACCACTATTGCGAAAAGACCTTCATCTATTAATCAGGGAGTTAAATAAAGTTGAAGGAATAAAAGATATCGCGCTTACAACAAACGGTGTTTTTCTCCCAAAGCAGGCGGACAAGCTGAGGGCGGCAGGCTTGAAGCGGATAAATGTCAGTCTGGATGCTATTGAAGATGAAGTATTCAAGAAGATGAACGGCCGTAATGTCGGAACCGGACCAGTATTAAAAGGTATCGCGGCAGCGCAAAAAGCCGGGCTTGGCGTAAAAGTAAACACTGTGGTAAAAAAAGGAGCCAACGAATCGCAAATCATTCCTCTAGCTTCTCATTTTAAAGGTTCGGGGGTTGTTCTCCGTTTCATCGAGTTTATGGATGTTGGAAACACGAACGGCTGGAACTACGAAAGTGTTGTAACTAAAAAAGAGATTGTTGAACGGATCAGCGAGGTTTTCCCGCTGGAGACAGCCGATGCCAACTACTATGGCGAGGTCGCGGACCGCTTTGAATATAAGGATGGCACTGGAGAGGTAGGCGTAATCTCCTCCGTATCCGATTCCTTCTGTTCCAGCTGTACCAGGGCGAGGCTCTCAGCTGACGGTAAGCTTTACACCTGTCTCTTCGCCAGCAGCGGTACAGATATCCGGGAGCTGGTGAGAAGTGGTGCGGATGACCAGGAAATATTGGCGAACCTTGTGGCAGTCTGGGAAAAACGGGATGACCGCTATTCAGATGAACGCCAGGAAGAAGCATTGTCCGGAGCTGGAACTGGTTCATCAACTGGGCGGAAACAGCGGCGGAAAATTGAAATGTCTTATATTGGCGGGTAA
- a CDS encoding S9 family peptidase has product MSNIKAYLHVRTAKNPVYSPDGGSLSFITDYTGLPQAWEIKSSKSWPSQISFTDERIIFLKYITGTKKRIIGMDEGVNERTQLFLLNEDGSLKPLTDSPDHIHTYGGSSPDGEWIAWASNRRHPAFFDLYIQNINSLEIRNIFTGEGNYNVLKWHPDGNKLLIEKSFSGLDNILGILDLESGKTDWITEREGEAKYAAPQFSEDGSSLYVLTNKGEEFLGLAAINLIEKTLKWLDKRNWDLEDLVMSPDKKFLAYTVNEGGISKGTLYNLEEEKTETWETPQGVITELAFSPDSRKIAFVLNGASTPSDIWELNLDTMKTARLTYVSQTPAVEEKLIEPELIKYTSFDGLEVPAFYYKPKNHHKGKLPVVVFVHGGPESQIRSVYNPFLQYFLSEGYAVCTPNVRGSTGYGKTYTHLDDVRKRMDSVKDLNALADWLVKEGDADPHKLAIMGRSYGGFMVLASITHYPEIWSAAIDIVGISSFKTFLENTGPWRRKLREAEYGSIENDGDFFDEIDPLHRTADITCPLLVLHGANDPRVPVEETEQIVAELEGRNHPVSYIRFEDEGHFFVKLKNNITAYTASAEFLDNYIKD; this is encoded by the coding sequence ATGAGTAATATTAAAGCCTATTTGCACGTACGTACGGCGAAGAACCCCGTTTACAGCCCGGACGGCGGCAGCCTTAGTTTTATCACCGATTACACAGGTCTGCCCCAGGCATGGGAAATAAAATCTTCAAAGAGCTGGCCATCACAAATATCTTTTACTGACGAAAGAATTATTTTTCTCAAATACATAACAGGTACGAAAAAGCGTATCATCGGTATGGATGAAGGTGTTAACGAACGGACACAGCTATTTCTCCTGAATGAGGACGGCAGCCTGAAGCCGCTCACAGATTCACCGGACCATATTCATACATACGGAGGGAGCTCTCCGGACGGCGAATGGATAGCCTGGGCGAGCAACAGAAGGCACCCTGCTTTTTTCGACCTCTACATCCAGAACATTAATTCACTTGAGATCAGGAACATATTCACTGGCGAAGGAAATTATAATGTTTTAAAATGGCATCCGGACGGAAATAAACTGCTTATTGAAAAATCTTTCTCGGGGCTTGATAATATACTTGGCATCCTGGACCTGGAGTCAGGAAAAACAGACTGGATTACGGAACGTGAAGGAGAGGCAAAATATGCAGCACCACAGTTCAGCGAGGATGGAAGCAGCCTCTATGTGCTGACAAATAAAGGGGAAGAATTCCTCGGCCTCGCTGCAATAAATCTAATTGAGAAGACGTTAAAATGGCTGGATAAAAGAAACTGGGACCTGGAAGACCTGGTAATGAGTCCTGATAAAAAATTTCTCGCTTATACTGTTAATGAAGGGGGAATATCAAAGGGGACGCTCTACAACCTGGAAGAGGAAAAAACAGAAACATGGGAAACTCCGCAGGGGGTAATTACAGAGCTCGCGTTTTCCCCTGACAGCAGGAAAATCGCTTTTGTCCTTAACGGGGCATCCACCCCATCTGATATCTGGGAACTCAACCTGGACACTATGAAAACAGCAAGGCTTACATATGTTTCCCAGACACCGGCGGTTGAAGAAAAACTTATTGAACCGGAACTTATAAAATACACTTCCTTTGACGGCCTGGAAGTACCTGCTTTTTATTACAAGCCGAAAAATCACCACAAAGGAAAACTCCCTGTTGTCGTGTTCGTCCACGGCGGGCCGGAAAGCCAGATCCGTTCTGTGTACAATCCGTTTCTTCAGTATTTCCTGAGTGAAGGCTATGCTGTCTGCACACCGAATGTGCGGGGAAGCACCGGTTACGGAAAGACGTATACCCACCTGGACGATGTAAGGAAAAGAATGGATTCTGTAAAGGATTTAAATGCCCTTGCAGACTGGCTCGTTAAAGAAGGAGACGCTGATCCTCACAAACTGGCTATTATGGGGCGAAGCTACGGCGGTTTCATGGTGCTTGCATCGATTACACATTATCCGGAAATCTGGTCAGCAGCCATAGATATTGTAGGAATCTCGAGCTTTAAAACTTTCCTGGAAAACACAGGGCCATGGCGGCGCAAATTAAGGGAAGCGGAGTATGGGAGCATTGAAAATGACGGGGATTTCTTCGATGAGATCGACCCTCTGCACCGGACAGCCGACATTACGTGTCCGCTGCTTGTCCTCCATGGAGCAAATGATCCTCGCGTCCCTGTAGAAGAAACGGAGCAGATTGTCGCTGAGCTGGAGGGAAGGAACCATCCTGTATCTTATATCCGATTTGAAGATGAAGGGCATTTTTTCGTAAAGTTAAAAAATAATATAACTGCATACACAGCGTCAGCGGAATTTCTCGATAATTATATAAAAGATTAA
- a CDS encoding undecaprenyldiphospho-muramoylpentapeptide beta-N-acetylglucosaminyltransferase has product MEKKKIMFTGGGSAGHVTPNIAIINQMDKEKWDIQYIGSHEGIEKELIGKTNIPYHGISSGKLRRYFSLKNFTDIYRIQFGFLQASSILRKQKPDVVFSKGGFVTVPVVIAARSLHIPVFLHESDITPGLANKIAKRFATRIFTSFDEAAAHFPQEKTKAVGTPIRKELFEGDAEKGRGFLKFTKEKPVLAIMGGSLGARKINETVREGLSGLLEQFQIVHICGKGNVDESLEGTPGYKQFEYVHDELSDILAATDYMITRGGSNAIFEFLNLRIPMLIIPLTRQQSRGDQILNAKSFEKKGYAYMLEEEDLSQASLLQKLTDLRGAADGMKEKMEEAAGKNTVEQIIEEIEAAADRRKGGPK; this is encoded by the coding sequence TTGGAAAAAAAGAAAATTATGTTTACCGGCGGCGGGTCTGCAGGGCATGTTACGCCGAATATAGCGATTATCAATCAAATGGATAAAGAAAAATGGGATATCCAATATATCGGATCTCATGAAGGTATAGAGAAAGAACTAATTGGCAAAACAAATATCCCATACCATGGCATTTCCAGCGGGAAGCTCCGCAGGTATTTCAGTTTGAAGAATTTCACCGATATTTACAGGATCCAGTTCGGTTTTCTTCAGGCGAGCAGTATCCTGAGGAAGCAAAAGCCTGACGTTGTTTTTTCAAAAGGAGGGTTTGTAACCGTCCCTGTCGTTATCGCTGCGAGATCACTGCACATTCCGGTTTTCCTTCATGAAAGTGATATTACGCCAGGACTTGCAAATAAAATTGCAAAAAGGTTCGCAACAAGGATTTTCACATCCTTTGATGAAGCGGCAGCCCATTTTCCACAGGAAAAAACAAAGGCTGTAGGAACACCGATCAGAAAGGAATTATTTGAGGGAGATGCTGAAAAAGGCAGGGGTTTCCTCAAGTTTACGAAAGAAAAGCCTGTCCTTGCCATAATGGGAGGGAGCCTGGGGGCCAGAAAGATTAATGAAACAGTAAGAGAAGGGCTTTCCGGTCTTCTGGAACAGTTTCAGATTGTCCATATATGCGGTAAAGGCAATGTGGATGAAAGTCTGGAGGGCACACCAGGGTATAAACAGTTTGAATATGTTCATGATGAGTTGTCTGACATCCTGGCTGCCACGGATTACATGATTACCCGGGGTGGTTCAAATGCCATCTTTGAATTTCTGAATCTCCGTATTCCGATGCTGATTATCCCGTTAACACGGCAGCAGAGCCGGGGCGACCAGATTTTAAACGCCAAGTCTTTTGAAAAGAAAGGCTATGCCTATATGCTTGAAGAAGAAGATTTATCACAGGCGAGTCTGCTTCAAAAGCTGACGGATTTACGTGGTGCGGCTGATGGGATGAAAGAAAAGATGGAAGAAGCAGCCGGGAAAAACACAGTGGAACAAATTATTGAAGAAATAGAAGCTGCTGCAGACAGAAGAAAGGGCGGCCCAAAATAA
- a CDS encoding calcium/sodium antiporter: protein MVYILLLAGFVLLIKGADYFIDGSSGIASRFNVSPLIVGLTIVAFGTGAPEATVSIIAALEESADLTIGNVVGSNILNISLVVGVTAFIFPLKVTSSTVRKEIPFTFLSSVALIVLISDVVLQDAAVNVITRSDGLIFLLFFSIFMYYIFEAARKSRDKIVEDSVPKNETNGAWGKLLLLTAGGLGGIVLGGYLVVETSTSIAYRFGMSETLAGLTIVAIGSSLPELVTSVAAALKKQSEIAIGNIVGSSIFNILFVLGIASVITPLPVDSKIFLDAAVMTLLTIVLYIFSRTQCNVGRYEGLALVGAYAVYLVYIIIRN, encoded by the coding sequence CTGGTATACATTCTTTTGTTAGCAGGCTTTGTTTTATTAATTAAAGGTGCTGATTATTTCATAGACGGCTCCTCGGGGATTGCCTCCCGGTTTAATGTCTCTCCCCTCATCGTAGGACTTACGATCGTGGCTTTTGGCACAGGCGCACCTGAAGCGACAGTGAGCATTATCGCTGCCCTGGAGGAAAGTGCGGACCTGACAATCGGGAACGTGGTAGGTAGTAACATCCTTAACATTTCTCTTGTAGTGGGGGTTACCGCCTTCATCTTTCCATTGAAGGTTACGAGTTCCACAGTAAGAAAAGAGATTCCGTTTACCTTTTTATCCAGTGTCGCCCTGATTGTCCTTATAAGCGATGTTGTTTTGCAGGACGCCGCCGTTAATGTGATCACAAGAAGTGACGGACTCATTTTTTTACTGTTTTTCTCGATTTTTATGTATTACATATTTGAAGCAGCCCGTAAAAGCAGAGATAAAATTGTGGAGGATTCGGTTCCGAAAAATGAAACAAACGGTGCGTGGGGAAAACTACTGCTTTTAACAGCAGGTGGGCTTGGAGGTATCGTCCTTGGAGGCTATTTAGTTGTGGAAACAAGCACATCCATCGCCTACAGATTCGGCATGAGTGAAACCCTTGCAGGTCTCACGATCGTTGCAATCGGTTCTTCGTTACCTGAGCTTGTTACTTCGGTGGCTGCAGCTCTCAAGAAACAAAGTGAAATAGCTATCGGCAACATTGTCGGAAGTTCTATTTTTAATATTTTGTTTGTTCTGGGGATTGCTTCGGTGATAACACCTCTCCCGGTAGACAGTAAAATATTCCTTGATGCAGCAGTGATGACGCTTCTGACAATAGTTCTTTATATTTTTTCCAGGACACAATGCAACGTGGGCCGGTATGAAGGGCTGGCACTTGTGGGAGCGTACGCTGTTTATCTTGTTTATATCATAATCAGAAATTAA
- a CDS encoding spore germination protein, whose protein sequence is MVLKINLKGLQINQVTSSSGLFSGKNLHINWKSTSKRNEAFGSINGQGNQSMNNHNVIFDNDYVDVYQDKKM, encoded by the coding sequence ATGGTTTTAAAAATCAATTTAAAAGGACTGCAGATTAACCAGGTGACAAGCAGTTCAGGACTGTTTTCGGGGAAAAATCTGCATATAAACTGGAAAAGCACTTCAAAAAGGAATGAAGCATTCGGAAGTATTAATGGACAGGGGAATCAAAGTATGAATAATCATAATGTAATTTTCGATAATGATTATGTTGATGTTTACCAGGACAAAAAAATGTAA